In Bubalus kerabau isolate K-KA32 ecotype Philippines breed swamp buffalo chromosome 4, PCC_UOA_SB_1v2, whole genome shotgun sequence, one DNA window encodes the following:
- the LRRC19 gene encoding leucine-rich repeat-containing protein 19, giving the protein MKTMSITILFWLLSMLLSDKSQTSKTEVKCNSTAKNYSLIPANISKNVTILDLSYNQITLDITDTRVLQTYFLLSELYLIENKVTNLFNNSFSNLSNLEILNICRNSIQTIQQGAFTGLHKLKKLYLCQNKIVQLNPDTFLPLKNLILLNLHGNLISYFDVPQLFHLEFIILYGNPWNCSCSLLNLQNWLKTSNVTLENESITMCSYPDILKCYNIKTVPYKAECYSKFPSSITEDLHIPFQSISNSTFNNSLNNLTRNSEHESHGKSWAFLVGVVVTVAMTSLLISIAIKCPVWYDFLLSYNHHRLEEHEAETYEDSFTGNPSSPSQIADTNSEETTVIFDQLHSFVVDDDGFIEDKYIDTHELREEN; this is encoded by the exons ATGAAAACCATGAGCATCACAATCTTGTTTTGGCTGCTCTCCATGCTATTATCAGACAAAAGCCAGACTTCTAAAACA gaAGTCAAATGTAATTCTACTGCAAAGAATTATTCTTTGATTCCAGCAAATATCAGTAAAAATGTTACTATACTTGACCTCAGTTATAATCAGATTACTCTAGATATCACAGACACAAGAGTTCTACAGACATATTTTTTACTCAGTGAGCTCTATTTGATTGAGAACAAAGTCACTAACCTATTTAATAATAGTTTCAGTAATCTGTCCAatctagaaattttaaatatctgtagAAATTCCATCCAAACAATTCAACAGGGTGCCTTTACAGGATTACATAAACTGAAAAAGTTATATCTCTGCCAAAACAAAATAGTTCAACTGAATCCTGATACATTTTTGCCTCTTAAAAACCTGATACTATTGAATTTGCATGGCAATTTGATAAGCTATTTTGATGTACCACAACTGTTTCATCTGGAATTCATAATTTTGTATGGAAACCCATGGAACTGTTCCTGTAGTCTACTGAATTTGCAAAACTGGTTGAAGACATCGAATGTGACACTAG AAAATGAGAGCATCACCATGTGTAGCTATCCAGATATCCTGAAGTGCTACAATATCAAAACAGTACCTTACAAGGCTGAATGCTATTCAAAATTTCCTTCATCTATAACTGAAGACCTTCACATTCCTTTTCAGTCCATTAGCAATTCAACATTTAATAACTCTTTGAACAACTTGACAAGAAATTCAG AACATGAATCTCATGGAAAAAGCTGGGCTTTTCTTGTCGGTGTTGTCGTCACTGTAGCGATGACTTCACTACTCATTTCAATTGCTATCAAATGTCCAGTATGGTATGACTTTCTGCTTAGTTACAATCATCATCGTCTGGAAGAGCATGAAGCAGAAACCTATGAAGATAGTTTTACTGGAAATCCAAGTTCTCCTTCACAGATAGCAGACACAAACTCTGAAGAAACTACAGTAATATTTGATCAACTACATTCATTTGTGGTAGATGATGATGGGTTTATTGAAGACAAATATATAGATACTCACGAATTACgtgaagaaaattaa